The Rattus rattus isolate New Zealand chromosome 8, Rrattus_CSIRO_v1, whole genome shotgun sequence genome contains the following window.
GAAGGCACGGGGCTCCCAATTCCTGTCGGCCTTCTACTTTTGTTTCTTCAAGgttgaggctggggctggggctggggctggggctggggctggggcaggggctggggctggggcaggggctggggctggagcaggggctggggcaggagctggggcaggggctggggcagggctggggctggggctgaggcaggggctggggctggggcaggggctggggcaggagctggggcagggcctggggctggggcaagggctggggcagggctgAGGGGATAGTCCTTCATTTCTGGCTGCAAGACTTTAGCCTTCTATTGGTATGAAGGGGTGTGAGCAAGCAATGCCCCGTTCACCTACTACCCTTCAGCCACTCCAAGAGTCAAGCTTGCTGTCTCCATCTTCACGGGGAGAAAATGAGGCATTGGTCACTTGACTATCAGCAAGCCCCCACCCCGCTTCCGTACCAGCCTCGGCTTTAGGCCCTTCATGGCTAGGAACTGAGCACGAACAGACAGTACgcgtgctcttaatcactgagccatctccccagccttgaagttttattttaatagagGTGAAGGGTGCCATCTGACTTTTGGGGCATGTGACGACTCAGAATTACAATTCAACAAGCGCCGGGCTGGCTTGGAGTACGGGAGATACTGGGCATTCACTGCAGCACGACAAGAGAGTGCGCCACGGCTCCAAGCCTAGCAGAACAAGAAAATTCAGCACGAAATCGACATGATTATAAATGGaaggcttggggtgggggtggcgctGGTCCTGGGGTGTGTCGCGTGGTTCAGGATAGTGTCCTGTCGTCCCTCAGAACGAGTCGCAAAGGTCATAGGTACATGGGTCGGGCTTGGCTCTTCAGCAGCTCCAGGAAACAGGTATCATAACCATCTCCCATCTCATAGGTGAAACTGAGACTCGGCAAAGTGAAGGTCCCAGCCGGAAACTGTGTATCGGTTGTGTGGCGGTCTGGCTGCCCAGGATGTTCGTGACTGCCTCAGGTTCGACATCAACCGCTCTTGTCTTTCCAGGGAGAAGCTGGGCAACATGGAGTCAGTTTACATCCTGGACCCTAAGGACGCAGCGGCACTCTTCTCCTGCGAGGGTCCTAACCCGGAGCGCTACCTTGTGCCCCCCTGGGTGGCCTATCACCAGTATTACCAGAGGCCCATTGGGGTACTGTTTAAGTGAGTTCTGAGTGAGCCACGTGTGTGGAGGGTGCTGGAGGGAAGTGGTAGGGAGAGGGGCGGGGTATAGAGGTGGGGAGCGGGGAGTGGCTCTGCTCATCTTCCTGTCCCATAAGGCAAATGATGGTGACAATGTCGATGATAGGGAACTATCCTGCCCACTTCCAGGGGAATGCCAGGCTGAAGTTCCTCATGAATAGTGAAGACTTTGCAAAGTTCTCACTAATTGCTTTAACCATGAAGTGCCACTTTATCAAGCACCTGCTAGGTAGGTACCAGGCCTAGTGCCAGGTGTTGGCAGTACAGTGGTAAATAAGGGCCTGACAGCCTGAAGGAGCTGTGAGAAACAGCAAAGTCTGCCATTGAGATGTAGATGCTGTTTTCTACCAAATTGCTCACTGattgatttatatataaatatatattatataaaattttttatataaatatataatatagaatgttttacacatacagacacacatatgtttgagacagggtcttttttttttttttaaagatttatttatttatgagtacactgtcactttcttcagacacaccagaagagggcctcagatccctttacagatggttgtgaaccaccatgtggttgctgggaattgaactcaggacctctggaagagcagtcagtgctcttaaccactgagccacctcaccagcccaagATGGGGCCTTTCTACATAgtctagaattttctagaagttgctatgtagatcaggctagcctcaaacagaCATcagcctgcctcggcctcctttAAAAGGttaaagacatatgccaccacacTGAAACATTTAAATGTGACTAAATCAAGGGTTGGCAAGACCCTGGAGCAACTGGAGCTTTTGTCCACTGTGGAAGGGACAGAAACGAGGCCTCTTGTTATCTCCCAATTCATGAAGCGTTTCTAACTTTAGTGACATGCCACGAGGTATTTCCTCTCAGGGAACAGGGTCATAGGCTAGAACGTTTCTCCTGGCTATAgtaaaagaactcaggaagccTTCTAGATGGTTGAGACGAAGGAGGATGGTGGGCGAGAGGAGGTTGCGTATGCCCGTCACAAGTCTGAAATGGTAAACTGAGTGGAGGAGGCAAGTACTTCAAAGTCTGACAGGGAGCTAAAATGTCTGGAAAGAATTGCACGCTCTTTTTAGTGTCTTTTAGGAGAGATTCAGTAAAACTATACACAAAAAAGGGGGAAGGGACTCAGGCTTGGGGGACTTCTATGTGGTGAGGATTGTATGGGGGGAGCAGGGTAGATTGAAACCATGAGTTTACAAACTTCTTTGCCTCCATACTCCCAACTTTTCTTTAAGAAGTTTTTAttcatatcattttatttatgtgtatgtgtctgcataaGTATATGCCATGTGTATACAGGTGCctctggaggctagaagaggggcCAGTTCCTCTGCAGTTGTTACAAGTGCTTGTGAGGTGCCTAGAGGGTTGCTGGGAATGAACTTGACTCCTCTATGGGAACAATGGGCCACCTTGACAGCTCACCACATCTTTAAACGAACTCCCCAGATTCCAAAAGGAGCATCGCGGCCAGGATGCAATGGGGGTACAcccttctaatcccagcactcgggaggcaggggcaggcggatctctgagtctgaggccaggcagagcagggACGGGGTAGGAGAGGAGAGCAAAGGTTCGGGGGAGGAGAGACAATGAGGCTTCAGGTTCTAGAGCTCGAGAGCCTAATCCATCTGAGCCAGGACTGGCATCCGTGACCATGAGGTGGGCCCTGTGTTTCTCTAGGAGTTCAGATGCCTGGAGGAAAGACAGAATTGTCCTAAACCAAGAGGTGATGGCCCCTGACTCCATCAAGAACTTCGTACCCCTGCTGGAAGGTGTAGCTCAGGACTTCATCAAAGTCTTACACAGACGCATCAAGCAGCAAAACTCTGGAAAGTTCTCAGGGGACATCAGCGACGACCTCTTCCGCTTTGCCTTTGAGTGTAAGGATCTTGCATGTGGCTGacaggaatggggggagggggtggcggGGAGCCTCTCAGGGGGTAGCCAAGTAGCTCTAATCGTGTTCATGTTACGGGAGTCCCCAGAACATAGGTTCCCCATGCTGCCGTTCCTCAAAAGCCAGAACTTGGCCTGGTCCTTCATgctccaagtctctctctcttgtaGAAACAAATCTCTGAAGTTGAGCAAGAAATAGGGGGGGCCTGCTGGATTGATCTGAGTGTTGAAGGACACCTAGAAATTATCCAGACTGGGTAAGGCAGTTAGGTGACAGAGACCCGGGAACGGTAGGTACATGCATATGGCTTAGTAGAAATCATGTGATTCCTGCAGAAGAGCTGGGGTACCCTGGGCTTGGTATGAAATTggtgttaactttttttttttcctgtggtgaGGAAGCTTGAAGGTTGTTGTAATCTTTTAGTTCCAGCCAGATTGAGTCTTAGGTGACTTGGAGACTGCTACAAGTCTCCCAGGCCCTGTGTGATGCAGTGAGTGCAGTCGATAACAAAGGGACAATTCCTTCTGGCTCAGGTGGAGTCCATGATTCCCATCAAAGCATCCTGTTGAggaccacccctgcatccctttAAGAGGCCTGAATTGAAGCCAGAAGGGCAGTCTTTTTCCATCTCTTGGGGCTCAGGTCTCAGTTTCTTTGCTGGCAAGAGCTCCTGTGTGTGGTAGACATGGGTGGGATGGTTTTGGGAGCCGAGGCTCTTGGAGAGCTAGGCTGGAAGAGGGCCCTCAGCCTCAGTCTCTCGCTGCAGCCATTACCAGTGTTGTATTTGGGGAGCGCCTGGGGATGTTGGAGGAGATCGTGGACCCTGAGTCCCAGCGGTTCATCGACGCGGTCTACCAGATGTTCCACACCAGCGTTCCCATGCTTAACATGCCTCCAGACTTATTTCGACTCTTTAGAACTAAGACCTGGAAGGACCATGCAGCTGCCTGGGATGTGATTTTCAGTAAAGGTGAGGATTCCTTTGGCTGTACTCAGGAGGTGGGCTACCAAACAGAGAGTGCATCCAGCCGGATGCCTGACTAACAGCCGCCTCTTTGTTCTGCAATTAGCCAATGGCCACTAGTTTACCATGGAGGAAAATCTCTGGTGAGCAAGGATGTGTGTCAGGGCTGGAGGCTGATTATTGGAgttgattgcttttttttctcctggagaAAGGGAGTGAGGATGTTCATGGTACTCATGActaggggccggagagatgactcagcagttaaggacacttactgctctcacagaggacccagctttgaATTCTAGGCCTCACATCAGGAGAATgaccacagcctgtaactccagccccaggggttTGATGTACTCTTTTGGTCTCCACAGGTACCTACACTTACACACATTGGTGCATGcacggaaacacacacacacacacacacacacacacacacacacacacacaacatatatacactaaaaaaatgaatcctttttaaaaagatgctcaATACGTATTGAGTTGAGGGCTAGTGTCTGAATCATAGTTGTCTGTGTGACAGGAGGTCTGAGGGGAGGGTCAGGAGTTGTCGAGAGGGAAGGTTGATGGAGAAAGCTGACTTGGGTGTGGTGGAATCTAATATCACCTCAGTCATCAGTACctatgtgaccttgggcaacCATCTCTACTCaattggtaaagcacttgctttgcaAGTGTGGATagctgaattcagttcccagcactcagattaACTCATAGTGGCGCTTGCTTGTGATCCCATGGCTGGGAAGGCTGAGACATGTGGTTTATTGGCCAGCTACCCTGaactacttggtgagctccaggccaatgagagatcctaGCTCAAAGAAACAAGATGAACTGAAACAAGATGAAAGAAACAAGAACCTGAGGAACAGCAGCTGAGGTCGTGTGTTTCTTGCAACTCCCCATCTCCCCCACACAGTGGGGATGATCAAGAAATAAATGACAAGGGCTGGAGAACTGTGTCAgttattaagagcactggctgctcttccagaggaccctggttcaattcctaatctacagggtagctcacaactgtctgtaactccagtcccaggtaAACcaataccctcctctggccttcatggacATTGTATACACATGGTATTTAGACATACCAAATAGAGGCTTAACAAAATGGCTGCCTAGCAGGGAGCCTCACCTTGTTCTTCTTCCTGCTCCACAGCTGATGAATACACCCAGAACTTCTACTGGGACTTAAGGCAGAAGCGAGACTTCAGCAAGTACCCTGGTGTCCTTTATAGCCTCCTGGGAGGCAACAAGCTGCCCTTCAAGAACATCCAGGCCAACATTACAGAGATGCTGGCAGGAGGGGTGGACACGGTGAGTTCTGTGGGCCTGGTGTGAGCCTCCTTGATGCCCACATACTCCCTTCCCCACCAGCTGTGTTGCCTGAAGCTGTTCAAGGTGAGAAGCTGGGCACGACTATGATAAACTTCCCTCCCTTAGTGCTGGGCCTTAAACAGTGATCTCCTAGAAGGGAGAGGGCAAACTCCTGCCATGACCCTAACACCATTTACCACTCATAGGGCAGGATCTGAGATTGATTTATCTGTGAGAAAGAAGGGAATAACTTCAGTTCAGTTCCTGCATAGAATTTGGTTGTTTTTGAAATGGGGAGCTTAggtagcccagggtggctttgaactcactatgtagtcagggatgacctcgaactcctgattcttctgcctccactctCTGAATTTAGGACTTGCAGAGGTGTTACCACCATGCTTTATTCTTTAAAGTATGCTTTCATTTGTTTCTCATGTGTatgagggttttgcctgcatatatttttgagcaccatgtgagtgcctggtaCCTCGGGAGAACAGAATATggtgtcaggtcccttggaactggctttacagttgtgagccactgtattGGTGCTAAGGATTGAATACAGGTcctcttacctgctgaaccatctctcctgcccccatcaTGCTTGATTTTACACAGTGCCAGGACTGtgaaacccaaggcttcatgcatgctaggtaaacattttaccaactaagctacatttTCAGaccctttgtatattttttgtttgtttggaccaggtctcactttgtagtgtAAGTagacctggaattcactctatagctcaggatggccttgaactcacaccaACCTTCCTGCCTtgggctcccaagtgctggaattatagtgTCTTCAGGCCAGAGGCAGGAGTCTGGTAGTCTTGAGAGTATAAGCTACAATATCAGATTAGTAGAtccaacatttatttttttcacagtttGAAGCTAGACCCATTATTGAGGTATGCGCAGGAGTGATGCATTCTGAGCTTGGAAGGTAGTCATCTTACGTCTACATGGGGGCTTCCCTCTGTGGGTTAtactttgtcctttctcttcttcgGGCATGGACTGGGCTAGAGCTCACCAATGCCCCCTTATCCCCCAGAGTCTCCCTAAACGTCAAATCCAAACGCAGACACATTATGAGATATTAAGAGTTGGGATAGCCAGACCATgggacacatgcttttaatccaaagcactcaggaggcagagttaggcagatctttgtgaatttgagatcagcctggtctacagagcaagttccaggacagtcagggctgcacagagaaaccccatcttaaaaaccaaaaccaaaccaaaccaaaccaaaccaaaccaaaccaaaccaaaccaaaaagaagagttAGGATgaagacatggggctggaggcagGTATTGCCGAGTCTATCACATGCCACAGTGCTAGACGGCAGAGGCTCACAGAGCTATCGACTAGTAGTCTCTAAAGCAGAGTACTGCCTCTGGGTGTGCTTGTTCAGTGTTGGTCATGAGGTTCCTCTCAGGGAGGCAGTTTGTTTTGATTCCAGTTGTGGTAATTGGGGTGGGGCAACCCCATCATGAGGTGATCTGCTTGCAAGATTCTGCTCTTGAAATCTCAACACCATCTAAGTTCCTCTTATCTTGGTGTCTTCGGCCTCAGAAGAGAAGAGATAGCATAGGCAAACTAATCAACCTTGTGCAGCAGCTCTTACAGATGTCCTTCAAGTGATGAGGTGATGTCTTTGAACAGAGCTGAGCAAGAATCTGAATCAGAGATGAAGGCTGTAAAAGCCGACGACGTGGATGTAGACAGTGAGGCCGGGTACTGGGTGGATTCTCTGGCCGGCTTTTCTTACAAGATGCTGACCTCTTATCTTATGTTTTGTTGCCCATTGGGCAATTGTGCTTTTAGCAAAAACAGACACAAAGGCCCCGTGACACTGTGAGgtatcatcttttatttttagaggAAACAGAGAGGTTAAATAACCTGGCTGAGGCACACAGCTAATAGAGTAGAGTGGGCTATGTCGATTAACAGCTATCTCTAGGAGTCTACTCTGTAAATACTTGGACGCTCTGAGACAAGCGCACATGTGACCTGTGTTTTCAAGGATCCGTATTTGCTTTTTAGGtaaaggaatgggaggaggaggaacttcCTTGGGGGAAGGTTCCCCAGGGCCTGCAGCTCTGCCTAGCGAGGACACTGGGCATGTGTTGAAGAGGTTGTAGGAGAGGTGCAGTAGGCATCTAGGGTGGCAGTAGGCAGGTGTCCACAGGGCCTCTGGATGTCTTTCGGAGTCTCCGAGGAACCAGGACTTTTAAGCCAAGAAGTAATTTGActtttttccccactttctcccccttcccctttttttgTCTTTGCTGGGAAGAAAGAGGTGTTTAAGCTTTTTGGACAGAAATATGATCCTTGATTAACATGTCTGCAATCCCTGTTCCCCATCCTGGGACAAAGGACGTTCCAGGCTGGGGCCCTAGGTAGACTTCCTCTGCTACCTTGGTTGAGTCACTGTGGGGCTTGAGGAGGGTCACTGGTGCCTCTGGTGGCTGGCTGCAACCTTTGGCTCATGTGTCACTACTTCATTAATCCCAGCGCGTCTCTTGCACCAACTGTAGCAAAGATGGAGAACAGATCTGTGGTCTGCTTTCAGGATGGTTGAATCTTCCTTTCAGGTCTGCTGCTGGGGAGAACGCTGAAGTTTAGACTGCTAGAGGTGAGCTAGGTAGGCTATCCTGGagctctctttgtagaccaggctggccttgaacttggagatccaccagcctctgcctcctaagtgctgggattaaaggcgtgtgccactatgcccagtgaCATGGACTTGGGTGTTCAAGccttacagatgtgtgtgtgtgtgtgtgtgtgtgtgtgtgtgtgtgtgtgtgtgtggtttctataAGACTCTGCAGCCTCTGGAAGATCTGGAGAGCATGCTTCCTTTGTTGGGAGATGAATGAGGGCTGGTGACATGCAGGGTAAAGGCAGAGATAAATGCCTCTCTGAATATCCCTTCCTAGGAGTAGCTGTTTTTTGAGGCAGTATAATCaggtaccccaggctagccttgaaggaTGATCTGGAACTtctgaatcctcctgcctctcaaatGCACCAACACGCTCAGCATAtatggtgttgggaattgaactgagggccttttgtttgtttggcaagCACTTTGCTTCTTGACCACACCACAAGCTACCTTCTTGCACACCGAGAAAAGCTTTCTGAGCAGTGGCCTTTCGAAGGTTTTGCAAATAGTCTTGGAATATGGGGGTTGAGAGTAATGTGGGTCATACTGAGGTGACTTGAAGTGACAGGCCTTCTTGGCTTTCACAATCCGTGTTCCTGCCAGACCTCCATGACTCTGCAGTGGAACCTTTATGAGATGGCACACAACTTGAAGGTACAGGAGATGCTGCGGGCTGAAGTTCTGGCTGCCCGGCGCCAGGCCCAGGGAGACATGGCCAAGATGGTCCAGTTGGTCCCACTCCTCAAAGCCAGCATCAAGGAGACACTGAGGCAAGTCCAGTACACCCATGCCTTCCCATACCCAACCCCTGGAGGAGGATTTCAAGAATGGGCTAATGGAGATTAGAATCAGGGAGTGAGAAGTTTGGAAGTGACAagtagggctgggaagatggatcTGGAACCAGAACTCTGCCTTAGCTCCCTCTGAGTTGCTATAGTGGGGGGATGAAATTCCAGGCTGGTGTGGGAGTCAGGGTGGAGGATAGAGCCTGACTCCAGGATCTGGGGCCATCTGTTTCTGAGGGTCCTCTTTCTGCAGACTCCACCCCATCTCCGTGACCTTGCAGAGGTATATTGTGAATGACCTGGTGCTTCGTAATTACAAGATTCCAGCCAAGGTAGGACTGAGGAGCTCTGCCAGTCagatggaggagaagggggaggaggctTCAGTTCCAGGCAGATGGTGGTGATGGGAGCTTCTATCTAAACCTTTCTTCCTGATGCTGGGCCATTGGTGGAATATGGCCATCTCAGTTTGTGTGAAAGGTAGTGGTGGCAGGCATGATGGGTAATAGATACTGGAGTCCAGGGGTAGGAGGCTAACTTGATTGGTCTTTCTGGGTTGAGGGTGAGGTAAGAGTGGAGAAAACCATGTGTTATTCCTAATGTTGTGCCTTCAGTCTTCATCAGGGCTCACAGAGCCCTTATTCGAGCTACACAGCAGGCAGAAGGCCAGGCCCTGTCCTGTATTGGGCAGCTGGGCAGACAGGTTTGAAATCAGGGACCTGAGGAAGCTGAGCCTAGGGCTGTACTCAGGCTTGTGTAGGGGACTGGAACTGCTTAAGACTTGTCCCCCTTTGTCCTAGACTTTGGTGCAGGTGGCTAGCTATGCCATGGGTCGAGAACCCAGCTTCTTTCCCAATCCAAACAAGTTTGATCCAACTCGTTGGTTGGAAAAAAGCCAAAACACCACGCACTTCC
Protein-coding sequences here:
- the LOC116907775 gene encoding cholesterol side-chain cleavage enzyme, mitochondrial, giving the protein MLAKGLCLRSVLVKSCQPFLSPVWQGPGLATGNGAGISSTNSPRSFNEIPSPGDNGWINLYHFLRENGTHRIHYHHMQNFQKYGPIYREKLGNMESVYILDPKDAAALFSCEGPNPERYLVPPWVAYHQYYQRPIGVLFKSSDAWRKDRIVLNQEVMAPDSIKNFVPLLEGVAQDFIKVLHRRIKQQNSGKFSGDISDDLFRFAFESITSVVFGERLGMLEEIVDPESQRFIDAVYQMFHTSVPMLNMPPDLFRLFRTKTWKDHAAAWDVIFSKADEYTQNFYWDLRQKRDFSKYPGVLYSLLGGNKLPFKNIQANITEMLAGGVDTTSMTLQWNLYEMAHNLKVQEMLRAEVLAARRQAQGDMAKMVQLVPLLKASIKETLRLHPISVTLQRYIVNDLVLRNYKIPAKTLVQVASYAMGREPSFFPNPNKFDPTRWLEKSQNTTHFRYLGFGWGVRQCLGRRIAELEMTIFLINVLENFRIEVQSIHDVGTKFNLILMPEKPIFFNFQPLKQDLGSTMPRKGDTV